The Gemmatirosa kalamazoonensis nucleotide sequence ACCCCGGCATCACGCTCGTCTCGTCGGACCAGTACTCGGGCCCCACGCGCGAGACGGCGAAGCGCGCCGCGGAGAACCTGCTGAACCGCTTCGGCGCCGACCTGCAGGGGATCTTCACGCCGAACGAGTCGTCCACCATCGGCATGCTGCTCGCCCTGCAGGACATCGGCAAGGCGGGCTCGGTGCGGCTCGTCGGCTTCGACGCGGGACAGACGCTGCTCACCGCGCTCCGCGCGAAGCAGATCCAGGGGCTCGTCGTGCAGAACCCGATGCGCATGGGCTACCTCGGCGTGAAGACGATGGTGGATCACCTGCGCGGCCGCCCCGTGTCGAAGCTCGTCGACACCGGCGTGATGCTCGTGACGCCGGAGAACGTCGACTCGGCGCAGGTGCAGCAGGTCGTGAGCCCGCCGATCGCGAAGTACTTGCCGGGCGGATGAGCGACGCCCTGCTCGAGATCACCGGCGTCGCGAAGCGATTCGGCGCCACCGTCGCGCTCGACGGCGTGGACCTCGCGCTGCGCGCCGGCGAGGTGCACGCGCTCGTCGGCGAGAACGGGGCGGGGAAGTCCACGCTCATGGGCGTCCTCGCTGGCGCGCTGCGCCCCGATCGCGGCACGATGCGGCTCGCCGGCGCGCCGTACACGCCCGGCTCGCCGCTCGACGCGCGGCGGCGCGGCATCGCGCTGATCCACCAGGAGCTGTCGCTCTGCCCACACCTCACGGTGGCCGAGAACGTCGTGTTGGGCGCCGAGCCGACGCGGCGTGGGCTCGTCGACCGGGACGCCGCGCGCGGTCGCACGCGTGCGCTGCTCGCCGAGTTCGGGCACCCGGAGATCGAGCCCGATCGACCCGTGCGCGCGCTGTCGATCGCGGCGCGGCAGGTCGTGGAGATCTGCCGCGCGCTGAACGCGGATGCGCGCGTGCTGCTCATGGACGAGCCGACGAGCTCCTTCCAGCGCGCCGACGTCGAGCGGCTGTTCGCGCTCGTCAGGCGGCTCGCCGCGCGCGGCATCGCGGTCGTCTACATCAGCCACTTCCTCGAGGAGGTGCGCGAGATCGCCGACGCGTACACCGTGCTGCGCGACGGCCGATCGGTGGACAGCGGCCGCATCGCCGAGGTGACGAACGAGCGACTCGTCGCGCGCATGGTGGGGCGCGAGATGGGCGGCATGTTCCCGGCGCGCGCGTCGCACGAGCGCGGCGAGGTGCTGCTCGCGGTGGACGGTCTCGCGGCGCCGGGGCTCGCGCACGCGAGCTTCGAGATCCGACGCGGCGAGATCCTCGGCGTCGCGGGGCTCGTCGGCGCGGGGCGCACGGAGCTGGTGCGCGCACTGTTCGGGCTCGCGCCGGCGCAGTCGGGGCGCGTCACGCTCGGCGGTCGCGCGCTGGCGCTGCGCGGCGCGCCGGACCGACGGATCGACGACGGGTTCGGGTATCTGAGCGAGGACCGGAAGGGCGAGGGGCTCGCGCTGCCGCTCTCGATCGCCGACAACGTGTGCGCGACGCGCCTCGACGCGTGCACGCGCGGCGGCGGCATCCTCGACCTCGGCCGGCAGCGCACCCGCGCCCGCCGGTGGATCGACGCGCTCGGCGTGCGCGCGTGGGGGCCGGAGCAGCGGGTGCGGACGCTCTCGGGCGGCAATCAGCAGAAGGTGGCCCTCGGCCGTTTACTTCATCAGGAGGCCGACGTGCTGCTCCTCGACGAGCCGACGCGCGGCATCGACGTCGGCAGCAAGGCGCAGGTGTACGATGCCGTCGCGCGCGCCGCCGACGCCGGCAAGGCGGTGCTGCTCGTCAGCTCGTACCTGCCGGAGCTGTTCGGCCTCTGCGACCGGATCGCGGTGATGTGCCGCGGGCGACTCTCGGCGGCGCGCCCGGTGTCGGAGTGGACGCCGGAGACGGTGCTCGCGGCCGCCGTCGGTGCCGACGCCGCCTGACACGAAGATCACACGGAGGACAATACGATGGACTCGCTGACCCGGCGCCGCTTCCTGGAGCGCCTCGGCCTCGCGCTCGCCGCGGTCCCGTTAGGCGCGGCGACGGCGCGGGCGGCCGACGCCCCGCGGCGCCGCCTGCTCGTGTTCACGAAGTCGAGCGGCTTCGAGCACTCGGTGATCAAGCGCGGGGCCGACGGCTCGCCGTCGCTCGTCGAGCGCGTGCTCACCGAGATGGGCGCGAAGCACGGCTTCGACGTCACGTGCACGAAGGACGGCAGCGTGTTCGACACGAGCGCGGTCCGCGACAACGACGCGTTCTTCTTCTTCACGAGCGGCTACCTCACCGACGTCGGCACCGACAAGCACCCGGCGATGAGCGACGCCGGCAAGGCCGCGCTGCTCGACGCGGTGCGCGGCGGCAAGGGATTCGTCGCGTTCCACGCGGCGACGGACAGCTTCCACACGCTCCCCGACCCGACGGACCGCTCGAACCGCTACGTCGCGCACGGCGACGCGACCGATCCGTACCTCAAGATGCTCGGCGGGGAGTTCATCCTGCACGGCAAGCAGCAGAAGGCGTGGGCGCGCGTCGTCGACGCGAAGTTCCCCGGCATGGACGGCTACGGCGCCGAGCGCGTGGAGCGCATGGGCGAGTGGTACTCGCTGAAGGACTTCCAGCCCGACCTGCACGTGCTGATGGTGCTCGACACGCAGGGGATGGAGGGCGCCCCGTACCAGCGCGGCCCGTATCCGGTCACGTGGGCACGCGCGCACGGTCGCGGCCGAGTCTTCTACTCCGCGCTCGGTCACCGGGAGGAGGAATGGACCGAGACCGCGATGCCGACGATGGTGTTAGGCGCCCTCCGCTGGGCGTTCGGCGACGCGAAGGCGTCCATCCCGCCGAATCTTTCGAGCGTTGCGCCGCGCGCCGCGGAGATCCCGCCGAAGAGCTAGCCGTAGCTGATCGCGCTCCGGCTGGGCTCCACGTACGAGTTCTCGTGGGACTGAAGAAGGACTGAAGGAGGACTGAAGCAGGACAACAACAAAGAAGTTGTGGTTGGTCCTTCTTCAGTCCTCCTTCAGTCCTTCTTCAGTCCTGACGAACCACGTACGTGGAGCCGTGCGCGGCCACGACCGCCGAGAAGCTCACGCTTCCTGACCCCCCGCGGCCGACCCTCGGCCCCTCGTCGCGACCCGCCACGCGGCGTACGCGAGCGCGCCGAGCGGCAGCAGCACGCCGGAGGCGGCGATGGTGCGGGCGAGCAGGATGACGAAGTTGCGCCACGCTTCGCGCAGCGCCTCGGCGAGGGGATGCGGCGTCGGCGACGGGCCGAGGATGGGCGGGCGCTCGTGCACGTTGATGGCGAGGGTGCTCGTCGCCGAGTGCGCGCGCAGCCACCGCATGCGGCCGTCGTAGCGCTCGATCTCCTCGCGCACGCGCGCGAGCTCGCGCTCGACGGCGAGCACGTCGGTGAGCTTGCCGGTGCGCTCGGCGAGCAGCGCGACGAGGCGTGCCTCGAGGCGGCGCGCGTTCGCCTCGCGCGCGGCGACGTCGACGTACTCCTCGCCGACGTCGGCCGCGGTGACGTTCACCGCCTCGACACGCCCGATCGGGCCGAGCGCGTTCACCAGCTCGTCGAAGCGGCCGGCCGGCACCTTCAGCTCGAGCGTGGCCGATCGCACCTGCGCGCGGCCCGCGGCGAGCGACGCGTTCGCGACCACGCCGCCGACCTGCGACGCGATCGTGCGCAGGCGACTCATCGCGATCCGGACCGAGTCGACCTCGATGGACGCGGTGCCGGTGCGCACGACCATCGTCGTCGCGAGCTCCGACGCGGCGGCCGCGCTCGGGAGCGTTGCCGGGCTCTCGGCGTCGGCGTCCGCGGGAGGCGGCGCGGCGGCCCCTGCGGCGGCGAACGGTGCCTCGATGGGTGGCGCGGCCAGGGATGGCATCGCTCGCCGTCGTTCGGCGACGACCGTCTTCGGCGCGGCGTCGGCGGCGACGGTCGCCGCGGGGGTGGCCGCGTCGCCGGCGGCGGAAGGGCCACGATCGGCGGTGCCGCAGGCGAGGGCGACGAACGGCAGCGCGCCGGCGGCGACGCGGCGCAGGCAGGGAGTCAGTGTGGAGGTTCGCATGTCCTGGAGACGTGCGACCCGACGCGGCTTGCACATGGAGAGGGCAGGAGGGCAGGAGGGCAGGAGGGCAGGAGGGCAGGAGACCGTCGTGGCTCTCCTGCCCTCCTGCCCTCCTGCCCTCCTGCTCTCCTGCCCTGTCGCCCTCCTGCCCTGTCGCCCTTACGGCTTCGGCGGCCGCTTCAGGCGGATGAGGATCACGCCGTTCGCGCCGCGCGAGCCGTAGGCGGCGAGCGAGCCGGCATCCTTCAGGACCTCGACCGACTTCACGTCGCGCGGGTCGAGGTCGGTCATGATGGTGCTGCCCGTCATCGGGATGCCGTCGACGACGTAGAGCGGCTCGCCGTCGGACTTCAACGACCGGTCGCCGCGGATGCGGACGGAGACGTTCCCGTTGCCGAGCCGGCGCACCTCGAGCCCCGGCACGTGCCCTTCGAGGAGGTCGGCCATCGTGGTCGCGGTGCCGCGCGGGGCCTTCTCGGCGTCGACCGAGCCGATCGAGCCGGTGACGTTGCGCCCCGCCTGGGTGCCGTACCCGACCTGGACGGAGTCGCTGGTCGAGGCGGGGCTGGCGTGCGCGACGGAGGTGCCGCCCTGATGGCAGGCGGCGAGGGCGAGGGCCGCGGCGGTGGCGGCGGAGGCGAGCCGAAGCCCGTGCGCACGTGCACTGCGTGCACTGCTGGTCATCTGAGCCTCCAGGCTCACGAGACGTCCGGGCGTCGTGGCGCTCGGTGCAGGAAAGTGCGGGCTACGGTATGCCCGCGCCGGCCGGATCGCAATGCATACGCAGCCCACGAGCGCGTTGTTGCGGCCGCTGCGAGCGACGTCGGCTGACGTGCGTCACGGACCGCTCGGGGACCACTATTGCTGGTGCTCCGTACCCCGCGTACATTGGGCGCGCGCCTCGGCTTAATCGTTTAAGCCGCTCACCGCGCCCCCACCCTCCGCGCTACGAGACCCGCGATGTCCGAGGAATTGTTCGTTCGACGTACATTCCTCCGGGTCGCCGCCGCCGGCACTGCCGGCGCGGCCCTCGGCCTCCCCCGCGCCGCCCGCGCGTCCACGGCGTCCGCCGCACCCGACGCCCCATCCGCCGCCGCGCCGGGGCCCACGGCCCCCGTTCGCCTCGGCGTCGCCAGCTACTCGCTGCGGAAGTTCCCGCGCGCGAAGGCGATCGAGATGACGAAGGCCCTCGGCGTGAAGTGGATCAACCTGAAGTCGGTGCACCTCGACTACGATCTTCCCGCGGCCGACATCGACGCGGCGCGCCGGGAGATCGAGGCCGCCGGGCTGACCATCGTCGGCGGCGGCACCATCACGTTCGACAAGGACACCGACGACGGCGTGCGCCGCTACTTCGAGTACGCCAAGCGCGCCGGCATGCCGGTCATGGTCGCCACGGGCGCCCCCGAGGTGATGCCGCGCGTCGAGCGGTTCGCGAAGCAGTACGACATCCAGGTCGCGATCCACAATCACGGCCCCGAGGACAAGCACTTCCCGTCGCCGTACGACGTGCTGAAGCTCGTGAAGAACATGGACCGGCGCATGGGGCTGTGCATGGACATCGGCCACTCGACGCGCGCCGGCGCCGACATCGTGCAGGCTGCCGCCGACGCCGGCCCGCGGCTGCTCGACATGCACGCGAAGGACCTCAAGGACGGCACGGCGAAGGAGAGCCAGTGCATCGTCGGCGAGGGCGTGCTCCCGATCGCCGATCTGTTCCGGCAGCTCGTGAAGCAGCGGTACGCGGGCGTCGTGAACCTCGAGTACGAGATCGACGCCGACGACCCGCTGCCCGGCATGCAGCGCTCGTTCGCCTACATGCGCGGCGTGCTCGCGGGCATCACGCCGTCGGCACGCAAGGCCTAACGCCGAACGAATCCGCGTGGTCTGCGTAATCTGCGGATGACGTGCGCTTCAATGCACGACCCGCAGATTACGCAGATTACGCAGAGTGGACTTCACCCGAGTAGAGGTGCCATGCGCTGGTCCAGCATCGCAAGCCTGGTGGTTCTCGTCGCGCCGGCGCTCGGCGCACAGCCGCGGGTGACGAAGGATGGGGCGAACGTGCAGCTCGTCGCGCGCGAGGCCGACCGGCGCGTGGACGTGCTCGTCGACGGCAAGCCGTTCACGTCGTTCCTCTATCCGGCGAGCCTGCCGAAGCAGGTGCTCTACCCGCTCCGCGCAGCGAGCGGCACCGAGGTCACGCGCGGCTGGCCGCTCGACCCGCGCCCCGGCGAGCGCGTCGACCACCCGCACCACATCGGACTGTGGTTCAACCACTCCGACGTGAACGGGCTCGATTTCTGGAACAACTCCGACGCGATCCCGGCGGCGCAGAAGAACAAGTACGGCTCCATCGTGTTCCGCGGCATCGACACGGTGCGGAGCGGCAGGGGCGAGGGCGTGCTCGTGGTGCGCAGCGACTGGGTGACGCCGACCGGCAAGACGCTCATGCACGAGACGACGCGCTACGCGTTCCACGCGGCCGGCGACCTGCGCGGCGTCGACCGCACGACGACGCTCGTGGCGACCGACACGACGGTGACGTTCCACGACAACAAGGACGGCACGCTCGGTCTTCGCGTGCGGCGCGAGCTCGAGCAGCCGGCCGACAAGCCCGAGGTCTTCACCGACCCGAGCGGCAAGGCGACGGCGGTGCCGGTGCTGAACAATGAGGGCGTCACGGGCCGCTACCGCAGCGCGGAAGGGCTCGAGGGCGACTCGGTGTGGAGCACGCGCGCGCGGTGGACGTCGCTCGGCGGCACCGTGAAGGGCGAGCCGATCACGATCGCCATCATCGACCACCCGAAGAACTACAACTTCCCCACCTACTGGCACGCGCGCGGCTACGGCCTGTTCGCGGCGAATCCATTGGGGGCGAAGGACTTCACGAAGGGGAAGACGGACGACGAGTTCACGCTGAAGCCCGGCCAGTCGGTCACGTTCCGGCACCGGGTGGTGATCTTCGACGGACCGACCACGCCGGACCGGATCGAGGCGCAGTTCAAGGAGTTCTCCTCGAAGTGATCACCGGAGGTCGGAGAACGGCAGCGGGTTCAGGAGCACGGAGCTCGTCACCGTGGTGATGCCGCGCTCGTCGATCCACCGCGGGTCCTTCTGGATCCGCTGCCACTCCGGATGCGCGCGGAACGCGGCCCATGCCGTCGCGCGCGCCGCGAGGTCGTCGAACGTGAGCATGTAGGACAGGCTCGGGAGGCGCGTGGCGTACAGGTTCTCGCCGAAGAACACGGGCGTCATGCCGATGGAGCGGAACAGCGCGATCTCCGCCTCGTCGAACATGGCGATCTTCTTCGCGAGCGTCTCGGCGTTGCGCGACTCGTACGTGCGGAGCTCGAAGATCCGCGGCGCGCGTCCGGCGCTCGTCGGCGGCACCTCGACGGCGGGGTGCCCGGCGAAGGCGCGCATGAGCCGCGCCTCGTACCGGACGTAGGGTGGCTGCGCGTCGCCCTCGAACGCGCGCCGCGCTTCCGCGTACGCGGAGTCGGCCGCGAGGCGCTGCGGCACCGCGAGCGCGTCCGCCGCCGACTTGTACTCGAGCAGGATCGTGATCGACTGGCCGAGCATCCCGACCTCCGGCGTGAACGCGCCGAACGCGCCCGCGCCGGCCCGGCGGAGCGCCGGGATCATCGCGTCGGTGAAGAACGCGCGAATGCGGTTCGGCGCGAGGTCGCTGCGCGTCTCGTACACGCGCAGCTCGTAGTGCCGCCGGTCGTCCGCGGCAGCGGCGGCGGCGAGGCCGGACGGCGCGAGCGCGCTCGCGGCGCCCGCCTTCACGAAATCACGACGGTCCATGGCTCGATCGGGTGTGGGACGGTTGGTCGATCTGCCTAACATGCGCGCGGCGGCGGCGCTCCTCAACACCGCGCGCGACGGTGGGGACTCTCATGACCAGGACGGAGACGTGACGACGAACGCGCGTGCCCCCGAAGCACCGGCCCTCACTCCGCGCGGCGTCGCGCCGCTCGTGCTGCACCCGGACCGCTACTTCGATCCGGATCCCGCCATTCGCCGCGTCGCGCGCGCGCTGTACGAGGAGACGCACGCGCTACCGCTGATCTGCCCGCACGGCCACGTCGATCCGGCGATCCTCGCCACGAACGCGCCGTTCCCCGAGCCGACCGCGCTGCTGCTCGTTCCGGATCACTACATCTTCCGGATGCTCTACTCCCAGGGCGTGCCGCTCGACGCGCTCGGCATCCCGACGGTCGACGGGAGCACGGTGGAGACCGACGCGCGGAAGATCTGGCGGCTGTTCGGGAGCCACTACTACCTGTTCCGCGGCACCCCCACGGGGATCTGGCTCGACAACGAGCTGCACGACGTGTTCGGCGTGCGCGTGAAGCTCTCCGCGGAGTCCGCCGACCGGGTGTACGATGAGATCGCCGAGAAGCTCGCGAGCCCCGAGTTCCGGCCCCGCGCGCTGTTCGAGCGATTCGACATCGAGGTGCTCGCCACCACCGACGCGGCGAGCGACCCGCTGCCGCATCACCAGGCGATCCGGGCGAGCGACTGGGCGTACGGCGCGCGTCGCGTGGTCCCCACGTTCCGCCCCGACGCGGTGCTGCGGATCGCGCGCCCGTCGTGGCCGCACGAGCTGGCGGCGCTGGCGCGGGCGCACGGCGCGCCGATCACGTCGTTCGAGGCGTTCCTCGCCGCGCTCGCCGAACGCCGGCGCTACTTCCAGACGCTCGGCGCGACCGCCACCGACCACGCGGTGCTCGAGCCGTGGACCGCGCGCCAGACGCCGGAGACGATGGAGGCGCTCTTCCAGCAGGCGCGCCGCGGCGAGGCGACCGCGGCCGACCAGCGCACGTTCGAGGCGCACCTCTTGATCGAGCTGGCCCGGCTCTCGACCGAGGACGGGCTCGTGATGCAGCTCCATCCGGGCAGCTGGCGCGACCACAACGCGCCGATCGCCGCGCGCTACGGCCCGGACAAGGGCGCCGACATCCCGGTGGCCACCGAGTACACGCGCAACCTCCAGGCGCTCCTGGCCGCGCACGGCAACGATCCGCGGCTGACGCTGATCCTGTTCACGCTCGACGAGACGACCTACGCGCGGGAGCTGGCGCCGCTGGCGGGGCACTATCCGGCGCTGAAGCTCGGGCCGGCGTGGTGGTTCCACGACAGCCTGGAGGGGATGCGGCGCTACCGGGAGCAGGTGACGGAGACGGCGGGGGTCTACAACACGGTGGGGTTCAACGACGACACGCGGGCGTTCTGCTCGATCCCGGCGCGGCACGATCTGGCGCGGCGCGTGGACGCGAACTGGCTCGCCGGGCTCGTCGCGCGGCATCAGCTCGACCTCGCCGACGCCCGCGAGCTCGCCCGCGCCCTCGCTTACGACCTCGCGAAGCAGACGTACAAGTTCGGGTAGAGGCGATGGGCGTCAGGCGAGTACCTCCGGGATTCGACGGCGATCTGCTTGGATCTCGCGATAGCTTTCAGCCCTGCGCGTCTCGCCTCTATCGCGAGATCCTTCGATCGCCGTCCGATCCCCATGTGTAGTCGCCTCGGCCCTGAGTCCCGATGCCCTCGCTGACAGGTTGGCTGCCGCTTCTGCTGATCGCCGCTCCGTTAGGCGCCCAGCCCGCATCGCGCGCGTTCGACGTTCGCACGTTCGGCGCGACCGGCGACGGACACACGATCGACAGCGACGCGATCAACAGGGCCATCGACGCCGCCGCGGCCGCGGGCGGGGGCACGGTGTATCTCGGTGCCGGCACGTACGCGAGCTATTCGGTGCGGCTCAAGAGCCACGTCGCGCTCTACCTCGATCGCGGCGCGACGCTGCTCGCCGCGGACACCGCGAACGGCCGCGGCTTCGACGCGGCGGAGCCGGGACCCGGCAACGAGTACCAGGACTACGGCCACAGCCACTGGCACAACTCGCTGATCTGGGGCGAGGACGTCGAGGACGTGTCGATCGTCGGGCCGGGGCGCATCGACGGGAAGTCGCTCAACCGCGGCATCAGCCGCGACACGCCGCACGTCGGCAACAAGGCGATCGCGCTGCTGCGCGCGAAGAACGTACTGCTGCGCGATCTCACGATCTATCGCGGCGGCCACTTCGGCGTCCTCGCCACCGGGGTCGACAACCTCACGATCGACAACCTCACGATCGACACGAACCGCGACGGCATCGACGTCGACGCGTGCCGCAACGTGCGGATCTCGAACACGAGCGTGAACTCGCCGAACGACGACGCGATCGTGCTGAAGGCATCGTACGCGCTCGGCGCCACCCGCGGCACCGAGAACGTCACCCTCACGAACAGCGTCGTGACCGGGTTCGCCGTCGGCTCGGTGCTCGACGCCACGTACCGGCCGTTCACCGACGGTGCAGCGAACCGCGACGGGCCGACGGGGCGCGTGAAGCTGGGCACCGAGTCGAACGGGCCGTTCCGCAACATCACGATCTCCAACATCGTCTTCGACAACTCGCGCGGCCTCGCGCTGGAGTCGGTCGACGGGTCGATCATCGAGGACGTGACGGTGACGAACCTCACCATGCGCCACGTCTTCACGTCGCCGATCTTCCTGCGGCTCGGCTCGCGCATGCGCGGCCCGAAGGAGCTGCCGGTCGGCACGCTGAAGCGCGTCACGATCAGCAATGTCGTCGCCTCCGACGTCGACCCGCGCTACGCGTCGACGATCACCGGCCTGCCGGGGCACGCGGTGGAGGACGTGACGCTGCGCGACGTGCGCATCGTCTACCGCGGCGGCCTGTCGCTGGAGACCGCAGCGAAGCAGCCGTCCGACATGGTGCGCTCCGGGGAGCGCGGCGGCGGTGGTCCGCGCAGCGATCCGTACGCCGTGGCGGAGCAGGAGAAGGTCTACCCGGAGCCGAGCATGTTCGGCATCGTGCCGGCGTCGGCGTTCTACGTGCGGCACGTGACGGGGCTCACCATGGACGGCATCGACGTGAGCTTCGAGCAGCCCGACACGCGACCCGCGTTCGTGCTCGACGACGTGCACGACGCCGAGTTCCGCGGCGTGCACGCGCCGAAGATCGCCGGCACGCCGACGTTCGTGCTGCGCGGCGTGAGCGACTTCCGCACGTTGTTCTCCCGGCCGGTCGCGGACACGTACGTGAAGCAGACGACGTCGAAGAGCTTCTGAGCGTGTCTCACGCGGAGCCGTGGAGAACGCGGAGCACACCGACATGAAGACCTGGCCGTTCTCCGCGTTCTCCGCGGCTCCGCGTGCGATGCTCGTCGGCGCGCTCGTGACGCAGGTCGCGCGCGCCGATGACCTGCCGGCATGGGCGTCGAAGGTCGGCACGCGGCGGCATCCGGTCGCGACGCGCGTCTGCTCGGCGAACGCGCGCGGCGCGGTCGGTGACGGGGCCACGAAGTCCACCGCGGCGATCCAGCGGGCGATCGACGAGTGCTCGGCGGCCGGCGGCGGCGTGGTGCGGTTCGACGCGGGGAGCTACGTCACCGGCGCGCTGTTCGTGAAGCACGACGTCGAGCTGCGCGTCGACTCGGGCGTCACGCTGCTCGGCAGCCAGGACGACGCGGACTATCCCGTCATGCCAACGCGCGTCGCGGGGATCGAGATGCCGTGGCCCGCGGCGCTCATCAACGTGAACGATCAGCGCAACGTGAAGATCGCCGGCCGCGGCACGATCGACGGGCGCGGGCAGAAGTGGTGGGACAAGTACTGGACGCTGCGCCGCTCGCTGTACGAGCCGCAGGGGCTGCGCTGGGCGGTGGACTACGACGCGCAGCGCGTACGCCTCGTGGTCGTGTCGCGCTCGTCGGACGTCACGATCGAGGAGGTGAACCTTCGTCGCTCGGGCTTCTGGACGGTGCAGCTGCTCTATTCGGATCACGTCACGGTCGACGGCATCAGCATCGCCGACAACGGCGGGCCGAGCACCGACGGCGTCGACATCGACTCGTCGGAGTGGGTGCTCGTGCAGCGCACCGACATCGCGAACAACGACGACACGATCTGCCTCAAGGCCGGGCGCGACGCCGACGGGCTGCGCGTGAACCGGCCGACGCAGTACGTCGTCATCCGCGACAACGTGGCGCGGAAGGGCGCCGGCGTCGTGTCGTTCGGCTCCGAGACGTCGGGGAGCATCCGCCACGTCGTCGCGCTGAACAATCGCGGCACGGGGACGAACGCCGGCATCATCTTCAAGTCGGCGCGCACGCGCGGCGGCGTGGTGGAGGACGTGCTGGTGCGCGGCCTCGTGCTGGAGAACGTGCCGACCGCGTTCTCGTTCACGCTCGACTGGAACCCGAGCTACAGCTACGCGACGCTGCCGAAGGACTCGACGAACGTTCCGGCGCACTGGCGCGTGCTCGCGACGCCGGTGACGCCGGCCGAGCGCGGGCTGGCCGAGTTCCGCGACATCACGATCGAGCACGTGCGCGTGACCGGAGCGCGTCGCGTGTTCGTCGCCGCCGGGCTCCCGTCGAAGCCGATCCACGACGTACGCTGGCGCGACGTGCAGGCCGAGGGGCAGGCCGCAGGCAGCATCGAGTGGGCACGCGGCTGGACGATGACCGACGTGACCGTGCGCGCGGCCGACGGCCAGCCCGTGCGCATCACCAACAGCGAGCGGGTGCAGGCGCCCGCAGGAGACGGCACGCGATGACGCTCTCGCGTCGGAGATTTCTCGAGTCGGCCGCCGCGGGGGCGGGGGCCGGACTGTTAGGCACCGCGGCCGGCGCGCAGTCCGCCGAGGGGCGCGACTACTACGAGCTGCGTGCGTACCATCTGCGTCGCGGCCCGCACGAGCGGGCGATGAGCGACTACGCGCGCGACGCGCTCGTTCCCGCCCTGCGGCGCGCCGGCACGGGGCCGGTCGGCGTGTTCAACGTCGCGATCGGTCCCGACTCGCCGACGCTGTACGTGCTCATCACGCACCCGACGATGGACTCCGTGGCGACGCTCCCCGAGCGGCTCGCGGCCGACACGGAGTACCGGCGCGCCGGCGCCGCCGTCCTCGACGCGCCCGCCGCGGACCCGCCGTACGAGCGGATCGAGAGCTCGCTCATGGTGGCGTTCGCCGGCCACCCGCGGCTGGCGCTGCCGCCGCAGCTCGCGGCGGGGAAGGGGCGGCTGTTCGAGCTCCGGCGCTACGAGAGCCACAGCGAGCCCGCGAGCGCGACGAAGATCGACGTGTTCAACCGGTGGGAGGCCGCCATCTTCGCGCGGCACTCGATGCACGCGGTATTCTACGGCCAGACGATCGTCGGGGCGAAGATGCCGAACCTCACGTACCTGCTCGCGTTCGACGACATGCGCGACCACGACGCGCGGTGGGGCGAGTTCGGGTCCGAT carries:
- a CDS encoding glycoside hydrolase family 28 protein; amino-acid sequence: MKTWPFSAFSAAPRAMLVGALVTQVARADDLPAWASKVGTRRHPVATRVCSANARGAVGDGATKSTAAIQRAIDECSAAGGGVVRFDAGSYVTGALFVKHDVELRVDSGVTLLGSQDDADYPVMPTRVAGIEMPWPAALINVNDQRNVKIAGRGTIDGRGQKWWDKYWTLRRSLYEPQGLRWAVDYDAQRVRLVVVSRSSDVTIEEVNLRRSGFWTVQLLYSDHVTVDGISIADNGGPSTDGVDIDSSEWVLVQRTDIANNDDTICLKAGRDADGLRVNRPTQYVVIRDNVARKGAGVVSFGSETSGSIRHVVALNNRGTGTNAGIIFKSARTRGGVVEDVLVRGLVLENVPTAFSFTLDWNPSYSYATLPKDSTNVPAHWRVLATPVTPAERGLAEFRDITIEHVRVTGARRVFVAAGLPSKPIHDVRWRDVQAEGQAAGSIEWARGWTMTDVTVRAADGQPVRITNSERVQAPAGDGTR
- the uxaC gene encoding glucuronate isomerase; the protein is MARSGVGRLVDLPNMRAAAALLNTARDGGDSHDQDGDVTTNARAPEAPALTPRGVAPLVLHPDRYFDPDPAIRRVARALYEETHALPLICPHGHVDPAILATNAPFPEPTALLLVPDHYIFRMLYSQGVPLDALGIPTVDGSTVETDARKIWRLFGSHYYLFRGTPTGIWLDNELHDVFGVRVKLSAESADRVYDEIAEKLASPEFRPRALFERFDIEVLATTDAASDPLPHHQAIRASDWAYGARRVVPTFRPDAVLRIARPSWPHELAALARAHGAPITSFEAFLAALAERRRYFQTLGATATDHAVLEPWTARQTPETMEALFQQARRGEATAADQRTFEAHLLIELARLSTEDGLVMQLHPGSWRDHNAPIAARYGPDKGADIPVATEYTRNLQALLAAHGNDPRLTLILFTLDETTYARELAPLAGHYPALKLGPAWWFHDSLEGMRRYREQVTETAGVYNTVGFNDDTRAFCSIPARHDLARRVDANWLAGLVARHQLDLADARELARALAYDLAKQTYKFG
- a CDS encoding NIPSNAP family protein is translated as MTLSRRRFLESAAAGAGAGLLGTAAGAQSAEGRDYYELRAYHLRRGPHERAMSDYARDALVPALRRAGTGPVGVFNVAIGPDSPTLYVLITHPTMDSVATLPERLAADTEYRRAGAAVLDAPAADPPYERIESSLMVAFAGHPRLALPPQLAAGKGRLFELRRYESHSEPASATKIDVFNRWEAAIFARHSMHAVFYGQTIVGAKMPNLTYLLAFDDMRDHDARWGEFGSDPEWRAIAAKPEYADPAIVSSISNVFLRPTAYSQI
- a CDS encoding rhamnogalacturonidase, with amino-acid sequence MPSLTGWLPLLLIAAPLGAQPASRAFDVRTFGATGDGHTIDSDAINRAIDAAAAAGGGTVYLGAGTYASYSVRLKSHVALYLDRGATLLAADTANGRGFDAAEPGPGNEYQDYGHSHWHNSLIWGEDVEDVSIVGPGRIDGKSLNRGISRDTPHVGNKAIALLRAKNVLLRDLTIYRGGHFGVLATGVDNLTIDNLTIDTNRDGIDVDACRNVRISNTSVNSPNDDAIVLKASYALGATRGTENVTLTNSVVTGFAVGSVLDATYRPFTDGAANRDGPTGRVKLGTESNGPFRNITISNIVFDNSRGLALESVDGSIIEDVTVTNLTMRHVFTSPIFLRLGSRMRGPKELPVGTLKRVTISNVVASDVDPRYASTITGLPGHAVEDVTLRDVRIVYRGGLSLETAAKQPSDMVRSGERGGGGPRSDPYAVAEQEKVYPEPSMFGIVPASAFYVRHVTGLTMDGIDVSFEQPDTRPAFVLDDVHDAEFRGVHAPKIAGTPTFVLRGVSDFRTLFSRPVADTYVKQTTSKSF